From a single Oceanobacillus kimchii X50 genomic region:
- a CDS encoding methyl-accepting chemotaxis protein produces the protein MLSYLKRILEKTSFRLRLLILFIILTVLSVSMVGIISYYQAKNITLNTIEERLISETELMGYIAENLHFTYISDPDYFMQQLNSNIRTQRERLESDGIDSEYLYIRNGDVTAFPVSEGELPSIPTSLVTEIEENGNGQITRNIDGEVFTISFQTMEEVSGSYVVLVRNASFMAPITNMGNILVLIIIASVLISLILLIKFIKSLTTPLIDLQETMKEVKKGNFIISSPNTTIPEIKSLHSSYDIMMKYIQQMLQELKRSMTSLQATGNQLKSSSTLTLQSSKELTNSISIVNKGAKQTASSSENNLKTTVEMKDKIEELFNNMNNILHTSKKMNSTANKGDKSIKKLISTFEDYEKDVNELTKTVEAVFHQSLYISELVQLIQKVSEQTKLLSLNASIEAAHAGDRGRGFAVVANEIGKLAEQSSEAANKITNSIAHMEELTTNASDECKQMLMNSKDNLNIATGSKNELNYLMSDITDTITTIVDIQRELHSLESYLPVQKESSEQLVALSQQTLASTEEMLTNNKLQNEQTSSTLSIGMDLIQLSSSLTKIINRFKFESNNIK, from the coding sequence ATGTTATCATATTTAAAAAGAATTTTAGAAAAGACTTCATTTAGGTTGCGATTACTTATATTATTTATCATTTTAACTGTGCTTTCTGTATCCATGGTTGGAATTATCTCTTATTATCAAGCAAAAAATATTACCTTAAATACAATAGAAGAACGATTGATAAGTGAAACGGAACTAATGGGTTATATTGCTGAAAATTTACACTTTACATACATAAGTGACCCCGATTACTTTATGCAACAACTGAATTCAAATATACGAACGCAGAGGGAAAGGCTGGAGTCAGATGGGATTGATTCAGAATATCTGTATATTCGTAATGGAGATGTTACTGCTTTTCCAGTTAGTGAAGGTGAACTACCATCCATACCTACTTCACTTGTGACTGAAATAGAAGAGAATGGAAATGGGCAGATTACTAGAAATATTGATGGAGAAGTATTTACCATTTCTTTTCAAACAATGGAGGAAGTGAGTGGAAGTTATGTTGTGTTAGTTCGTAATGCTTCTTTTATGGCTCCAATTACAAATATGGGAAATATATTAGTATTAATAATTATTGCCAGTGTTCTTATCTCTCTGATTTTATTAATAAAGTTTATCAAATCATTAACGACTCCATTAATTGATTTACAGGAAACGATGAAGGAAGTAAAAAAGGGGAATTTCATAATTTCTTCACCTAATACAACGATTCCTGAAATTAAGTCCTTACATAGCAGTTATGATATTATGATGAAATATATTCAGCAGATGCTTCAAGAATTGAAAAGAAGTATGACCTCATTACAAGCAACTGGAAACCAGCTGAAAAGTTCATCTACACTTACATTACAATCGAGTAAAGAACTAACGAATTCCATTTCAATTGTAAACAAGGGAGCAAAACAAACAGCAAGCAGTTCGGAAAATAACTTGAAAACTACGGTGGAGATGAAAGATAAAATTGAAGAGCTGTTTAATAATATGAATAATATCCTTCATACTTCTAAGAAAATGAATAGTACTGCAAATAAAGGAGACAAAAGTATAAAGAAGTTAATATCTACTTTTGAAGACTATGAAAAAGATGTAAATGAATTAACAAAGACTGTAGAAGCGGTATTTCATCAATCATTGTATATTTCTGAACTAGTACAGTTAATCCAAAAAGTTTCAGAACAAACAAAATTATTATCATTAAATGCTTCTATTGAGGCAGCACATGCAGGTGATAGAGGTAGAGGTTTTGCAGTAGTAGCCAATGAGATTGGTAAATTAGCTGAACAATCATCTGAAGCGGCTAATAAGATCACTAATTCAATAGCTCATATGGAAGAGTTAACGACGAATGCATCCGATGAATGTAAGCAAATGCTAATGAATTCAAAAGATAATTTAAATATTGCTACGGGATCCAAAAATGAATTGAATTATTTAATGTCGGATATTACTGATACGATAACAACTATTGTAGATATTCAACGTGAACTTCATTCTTTAGAGTCTTACTTACCTGTACAAAAAGAATCTTCAGAACAGCTTGTGGCTTTATCGCAACAAACTTTGGCAAGTACGGAAGAAATGCTTACAAATAATAAATTACAAAATGAGCAGACGAGTAGTACTCTTAGTATAGGAATGGATCTCATACAATTGTCTAGTTCATTAACTAAAATAATAAATCGATTTAAATTTGAAAGTAACAATATAAAGTGA
- the yidD gene encoding membrane protein insertion efficiency factor YidD, translating into MKFIFIGLIKFYRSAISPFTPSSCRFYPTCSEYGLEAIKRFGAFKGGILTIKRISKCHPFHPGGVDVVPDKKEKNNNENELEKGVVRHED; encoded by the coding sequence ATGAAATTTATTTTTATCGGACTAATAAAATTTTATCGAAGTGCTATTAGCCCCTTCACTCCTTCTAGTTGTCGTTTTTATCCAACTTGTTCAGAGTATGGATTAGAAGCAATCAAACGTTTCGGTGCCTTCAAAGGTGGTATATTAACTATAAAAAGGATTAGTAAATGTCACCCTTTTCACCCTGGTGGAGTGGATGTTGTTCCAGATAAAAAAGAAAAAAACAACAACGAAAATGAGCTAGAAAAAGGAGTTGTTCGACATGAAGATTAA
- a CDS encoding peroxiredoxin family protein — MFKKIFGFMLLLVLIGILLSNIIQSNYEGNHSEPDYHVTGDDNMQGGTIAPVESVGLEPGDKAPDFELETLDGESFRLSDYQGKKVILNFWYTWCPPCKEEMPEMQQFYDDYKDEIEIVTINMTEYEKKQQDVQEFIDEYDFTFTVPLDKNSEVADAYTIYAAPSTYFIGTDGTVQQPRKIGPMDYEFMQEMVEGLN, encoded by the coding sequence ATGTTTAAGAAGATTTTTGGATTCATGCTTCTATTAGTATTAATAGGAATATTACTTAGCAATATCATTCAAAGTAATTACGAGGGAAACCATTCAGAACCCGATTATCATGTAACAGGTGATGATAATATGCAGGGTGGCACTATTGCACCTGTAGAAAGTGTTGGACTTGAACCAGGGGATAAAGCTCCTGATTTTGAGCTAGAAACATTAGACGGGGAATCATTTCGTTTGTCGGATTATCAGGGCAAAAAGGTAATCCTTAATTTTTGGTATACATGGTGCCCACCGTGCAAAGAAGAAATGCCAGAGATGCAACAGTTTTATGATGATTATAAAGACGAAATCGAAATAGTAACGATTAATATGACAGAATATGAAAAAAAACAACAGGATGTTCAAGAATTTATTGATGAGTATGATTTTACTTTTACTGTTCCATTAGATAAGAATTCAGAGGTGGCAGATGCATATACGATATATGCTGCACCGTCTACATATTTTATTGGAACGGATGGTACAGTTCAACAACCAAGAAAGATCGGACCAATGGATTATGAATTTATGCAAGAAATGGTTGAAGGTTTAAATTGA
- a CDS encoding FbpB family small basic protein — translation MSLKKKLNFEELVAENRKQILADRLIMEKIEQSMDQRMEQSIKKVQD, via the coding sequence ATGTCTTTAAAAAAGAAACTGAATTTTGAAGAATTGGTAGCAGAAAATAGAAAACAAATATTAGCAGATCGTTTAATAATGGAGAAAATTGAACAATCAATGGATCAACGAATGGAACAATCCATTAAGAAAGTACAAGATTAA
- a CDS encoding ATP-binding protein, giving the protein MKNKKDNYVTERNSKTPESLKNIQHATDLPDEIINWIDKKSDGIFVLLDSVGEILYITESIERILGFSPSKLVGLHWDEMVSGKDVEFARRKAELTKKTMRDFNLNVLNNDGDYVPLTCEFEYYRNVDNQTYVLVYLKDLTVKKELEDMMVRSEKMNVAGQLAAGIAHEIRNPLTSLKGFLQLLQAGVNHKEEYFNIMIEEIEKIESITSELLFISKPLTDNRSEEIISDMINDVIMLLSPQAKQKNISIMKVGSCNQAIECDRSQIKQVLINLVKNALEAMETGGEIILTSEEVGDNVIVSVIDEGIGIPEEILHKLGEPFFTTKQTGTGLGLLITKQILEAHNANFEVYNNKGKGSTFKLVF; this is encoded by the coding sequence ATGAAAAATAAAAAAGATAACTATGTAACAGAACGGAACTCGAAAACTCCTGAAAGTCTTAAAAATATACAGCATGCAACAGACTTGCCTGACGAAATTATAAATTGGATAGATAAGAAGAGTGATGGAATATTTGTTTTATTAGATTCAGTTGGTGAAATATTATATATTACAGAATCTATCGAACGGATTTTAGGTTTTTCTCCATCAAAACTAGTGGGATTACATTGGGATGAAATGGTTTCTGGAAAGGATGTAGAATTCGCTAGAAGAAAAGCTGAGTTAACAAAGAAGACTATGAGAGATTTCAATCTAAATGTTCTTAATAACGATGGAGATTATGTTCCACTCACTTGCGAATTCGAATATTATAGAAATGTTGATAATCAAACTTATGTATTAGTTTATTTGAAAGATCTTACCGTAAAGAAGGAATTAGAAGATATGATGGTTCGTTCAGAAAAAATGAATGTTGCAGGTCAATTAGCTGCCGGCATAGCACATGAAATTAGAAATCCACTCACATCATTAAAAGGTTTTCTACAATTACTTCAAGCTGGAGTTAACCATAAAGAAGAATACTTTAATATTATGATAGAAGAGATAGAAAAGATAGAATCGATAACTTCTGAGTTATTATTTATTTCAAAACCACTAACAGATAATCGTTCGGAAGAAATTATAAGTGACATGATCAATGACGTTATTATGTTATTAAGTCCTCAGGCAAAACAAAAAAATATAAGTATTATGAAGGTAGGTTCTTGTAATCAAGCAATCGAATGTGACCGTTCACAAATCAAACAAGTGTTGATTAATTTAGTGAAGAATGCACTCGAAGCGATGGAAACAGGTGGGGAAATAATATTAACTAGTGAGGAAGTAGGAGATAATGTTATTGTATCGGTTATTGATGAAGGAATTGGTATTCCAGAGGAGATACTACATAAGCTAGGGGAACCTTTTTTTACTACAAAACAAACTGGTACAGGCTTAGGATTATTAATTACGAAACAAATCTTAGAAGCGCATAACGCAAATTTTGAGGTGTACAATAATAAAGGGAAGGGTAGTACATTTAAACTTGTATTCTGA
- a CDS encoding HesB/YadR/YfhF family protein, whose amino-acid sequence MKINVSEEAAIWYKEELNLSEKSSLRFFVRYGGVGGRIAGFSLGVKEESPKNAHASTTLDNIQFFVEESDAWYFEDSNLSVSFDTKNGEPKIEYPDA is encoded by the coding sequence ATGAAGATTAATGTATCGGAAGAAGCAGCAATTTGGTACAAAGAAGAATTAAATTTATCAGAAAAATCATCCCTTCGATTTTTTGTACGGTACGGTGGAGTCGGTGGTCGGATTGCTGGATTCTCATTAGGTGTTAAAGAAGAATCTCCTAAAAATGCGCATGCCTCTACGACTTTAGATAATATCCAATTCTTTGTAGAAGAATCGGATGCATGGTATTTTGAAGATAGTAACCTTTCCGTTTCCTTTGATACCAAAAACGGCGAACCGAAAATAGAATACCCAGACGCTTAA
- a CDS encoding DUF2621 family protein — translation MSIILVIWGFLLISLMAIGGYFMFRKFLKRLPKEDGKSIMDWEEHYLEETRHKWKDEEKEFLEELVSPVPELFRDVARQRIASKIGELSINKQENIIQRSTIIEGYIIATPKRDHKFLRKKLKEKSIDTTPYEPLFQQSKDNYDFDWREKYQK, via the coding sequence ATGTCTATTATATTAGTTATATGGGGATTTTTGCTGATTAGCCTTATGGCTATAGGTGGTTACTTTATGTTTCGTAAGTTTTTGAAACGTCTTCCAAAAGAAGATGGAAAGTCCATTATGGACTGGGAAGAACACTATTTAGAAGAGACTAGACATAAATGGAAAGATGAAGAAAAAGAATTCTTGGAAGAACTTGTTTCACCCGTACCCGAACTATTTCGAGATGTGGCAAGACAAAGAATTGCCAGTAAAATCGGTGAGCTATCTATTAATAAACAAGAAAATATCATTCAACGTTCAACCATAATCGAAGGATATATTATTGCTACACCAAAACGCGATCATAAATTTTTAAGAAAAAAATTAAAGGAGAAGAGTATTGATACAACTCCATATGAACCACTTTTCCAACAGTCAAAAGATAATTATGACTTCGATTGGAGAGAAAAATATCAAAAATAA
- a CDS encoding YneF family protein translates to MSTIWVVLIAIAALVAGVALGFFIARKYMMSYLKKNPPINEQMLRTLMMQMGQKPSQKKINQMMRAMNNQSGKE, encoded by the coding sequence ATGAGTACTATATGGGTAGTATTAATTGCAATCGCAGCATTGGTTGCAGGTGTTGCTCTAGGATTTTTTATTGCTAGAAAATATATGATGAGCTATCTTAAAAAGAATCCACCTATTAATGAGCAAATGCTTCGTACGTTAATGATGCAAATGGGTCAAAAGCCATCACAAAAGAAAATTAATCAAATGATGCGTGCCATGAATAACCAATCTGGTAAAGAATAA
- a CDS encoding CcdC family protein, which produces MYWAIASTVVFALMAITMVFVRMRASKKPATIKKIILPPIFMSTGALMFVLPIFHISWLQVLEALVVGMIFSIFLIKTSRLEIIGNDIYVKPSKVFPFILIGLLVIRITIKIIIGSTISVGETTGMFFLLALGMIGTWRLAMLYQYLQLNKKQCA; this is translated from the coding sequence ATGTATTGGGCAATAGCAAGTACCGTCGTATTTGCTCTCATGGCAATTACGATGGTTTTCGTAAGAATGCGTGCGTCAAAAAAACCTGCGACAATAAAGAAGATTATTTTACCTCCAATTTTTATGAGTACAGGAGCGTTAATGTTTGTTCTACCAATATTTCATATTTCATGGTTGCAGGTGTTAGAAGCACTTGTTGTAGGAATGATATTTTCTATATTTTTAATTAAAACCTCACGTCTTGAAATAATCGGTAACGATATTTATGTGAAACCGTCTAAAGTTTTTCCTTTTATTTTAATAGGGTTATTAGTGATTCGAATTACTATTAAGATTATTATAGGAAGCACGATTTCTGTAGGAGAAACAACAGGAATGTTCTTCTTATTAGCACTTGGAATGATAGGAACTTGGAGGCTTGCAATGCTCTATCAATATTTGCAGCTTAATAAAAAACAATGTGCTTAA
- the folE2 gene encoding GTP cyclohydrolase FolE2, with translation MQQMKSIPKKQLPPKEERHKLFGSVPPIEKTKPIEKNKMADLQNTKKDFLFKLDAVGVSNVKYPVLIYSDLAPKEQTSIGTFEFSSSIPTMSKGTNMSRFMELLQEYSSNRMNISISELKRFTKELSGKLEQNDATIEVAFPWFYERKGPESQSTGMNHADAKLSITYDKDSGYSLKVSLSAWITTLCPCSKEISEYSAHNQRGNVTLEATLIEDFDEDNIDWKLALLEAAESNASARLHPVLKRTDEKMVTEQAYENPRFVEDMVRLIAADLYEMPFVSKFHVSCRNEESIHMHDAIASITYDKSSE, from the coding sequence ATGCAACAAATGAAATCAATACCGAAAAAACAACTTCCACCAAAGGAAGAACGACATAAATTATTCGGTTCTGTACCACCAATTGAAAAAACGAAACCAATTGAAAAAAATAAAATGGCTGATTTACAAAATACCAAAAAAGACTTTTTATTTAAGCTAGATGCAGTCGGAGTATCAAATGTTAAATATCCTGTTCTTATTTACAGTGATTTAGCACCAAAAGAACAAACAAGTATTGGTACATTTGAATTTTCATCTAGCATTCCTACAATGTCCAAAGGGACGAATATGAGTCGTTTTATGGAGTTACTTCAAGAATATAGTTCTAATAGAATGAATATTTCTATATCAGAATTAAAACGATTCACAAAAGAGCTTTCTGGAAAATTAGAACAAAATGATGCAACTATAGAAGTTGCCTTCCCTTGGTTTTATGAACGTAAAGGTCCAGAATCCCAATCCACTGGAATGAATCATGCAGATGCTAAATTATCTATTACCTACGATAAAGATTCTGGATACAGCCTAAAAGTTTCATTATCAGCTTGGATTACGACGTTATGTCCATGTTCAAAGGAAATTAGTGAATATAGTGCACATAATCAGAGAGGTAATGTTACTCTTGAGGCTACTTTAATAGAAGATTTTGACGAAGATAATATTGATTGGAAATTAGCATTATTAGAAGCTGCAGAAAGTAATGCAAGTGCAAGACTCCACCCTGTACTCAAAAGAACTGATGAAAAGATGGTAACGGAACAAGCATATGAGAACCCACGCTTTGTAGAAGATATGGTTCGTCTCATTGCAGCAGATTTATATGAGATGCCATTTGTGAGTAAGTTTCACGTTTCTTGTCGCAATGAAGAATCCATTCATATGCATGACGCAATCGCATCAATAACATATGATAAAAGCTCCGAATAA
- a CDS encoding acyl-CoA thioesterase, translating to MLTVKTPIEVRYQETDQMGVVYHANYLVWFEIGRTKYIEAIGLKYNDMENHGVVSPVIDANISFKRPIRYAEETYVETWLESYDGVRTVYGYNIINEQGKVAVEGTTTHTIVNKETFRPLSVRRTFPEWHQAYQEQLEGE from the coding sequence TTGTTAACAGTAAAAACACCAATAGAAGTACGTTATCAGGAAACAGATCAAATGGGAGTCGTATATCATGCAAACTACTTAGTTTGGTTTGAAATAGGAAGAACCAAGTATATAGAAGCAATAGGCCTAAAATATAATGATATGGAAAATCATGGGGTAGTTTCACCTGTTATTGATGCAAATATATCTTTTAAAAGACCAATACGCTATGCAGAAGAAACGTATGTTGAAACCTGGTTAGAATCTTATGATGGAGTTCGAACGGTTTATGGCTATAATATCATTAATGAACAAGGGAAAGTAGCTGTAGAAGGAACAACTACACATACAATTGTCAATAAAGAAACATTCCGACCTTTATCCGTTCGCAGGACTTTTCCAGAATGGCATCAAGCATATCAAGAACAATTAGAAGGGGAATAG
- the acnA gene encoding aconitate hydratase AcnA: MTDNNAFNARKQFELNGKKYNYYRLRNLEEAGKGKLDRLPFSVRVLLESLLRQHDGHQIKDEHVESLANWGTKKASGADVPFKPSRVILQDFTGVPAVVDLASLRKAMVDLGGEPNKINPEVPVDLVIDHSVQVDQYGTQNALKANMDLEFERNAERYEFLNWAQKAFNNYRAVPPATGIVHQVNLEYIANVVHALETEDGTYDAFPDTLVGTDSHTTMINGLGILGWGVGGIEAEAGMLGQPSYFPAPEVIGVKFTGTFPNGTTATDLALKVTQVLREQNVVGKFVEYFGPGLKDMPLADRATISNMAPEYGATCGFFPIDQESLDYLKLTGRDDELIALVEKYCKENDLWYDADQKDPEYTQVIEIDLSDLEPNLSGPKRPQDLIALSDMKKEFNKAITAPEGNQGFGMDKSEFDKEVTVNHPNGKESVMKTGALAIAAITSCTNTSNPYVMLGAGLVAKKAVEKGLHVPEYVKTSLAPGSKVVTRYLEDAGLQSYLDQLGFNLVGYGCTTCIGNSGPLREEIEQAIMDSDLIASSVLSGNRNFEGRIHPLVKANYLASPPLVVAYALAGTVDIDLSKEPLAKDKDGNDVYMNDIWPTLTEIKEEVEKVVTPEIFRKEYEDVFTSNDKWNEIDTTDEPLFEWDDDSTYIQNPPFFEGLSAEAGKVEALNNLRAIGLFGDSVTTDHISPAGAIAKDMPAGKFLQDKGVSPRNFNSYGSRRGNHEIMMRGTFANIRIRNLLAPGTEGGYTTYWPTGEIMPIYDAAMKYQADGTGLVVIGGKDYGMGSSRDWAAKGTNLLGIKTVIAESFERIHRSNLVMMGVLPLQFEKGDSAKKLGLTGKESFDVTIYESVKPGELVEVTATDEEGKVTKFNAVARFDSDVEIDYYRHGGILRMVLRDKVQV; encoded by the coding sequence ATGACTGACAACAATGCGTTTAACGCAAGGAAGCAGTTCGAATTAAACGGTAAAAAGTATAACTACTACCGTTTAAGAAACTTAGAAGAAGCTGGTAAGGGCAAATTAGATCGTTTACCATTTTCTGTTCGAGTTCTTTTAGAATCCTTACTTCGTCAACATGATGGGCATCAAATTAAGGACGAACACGTGGAGTCCCTAGCGAACTGGGGAACAAAAAAGGCAAGTGGGGCAGATGTTCCTTTTAAACCTTCACGTGTAATATTGCAAGATTTTACAGGTGTTCCTGCAGTGGTAGACCTTGCTTCCTTACGTAAAGCAATGGTAGATCTAGGTGGCGAACCAAACAAAATCAATCCAGAAGTTCCAGTAGATCTAGTTATTGATCACTCCGTACAAGTAGACCAATATGGAACTCAAAATGCATTAAAAGCAAATATGGATCTTGAATTTGAGCGGAATGCAGAGCGTTATGAATTCCTTAACTGGGCACAAAAAGCATTTAATAATTACCGCGCAGTTCCACCTGCAACTGGTATTGTCCACCAAGTTAATTTAGAGTACATCGCGAACGTTGTGCATGCTTTAGAAACCGAAGATGGCACGTATGATGCATTTCCAGATACTTTAGTTGGTACCGATTCGCATACGACAATGATTAATGGTCTTGGTATTCTTGGTTGGGGTGTAGGTGGTATCGAAGCTGAAGCTGGAATGCTAGGACAGCCTTCTTACTTCCCAGCACCAGAGGTTATTGGTGTTAAATTTACTGGTACGTTCCCTAACGGAACAACTGCTACAGACCTTGCTTTAAAAGTAACTCAAGTATTACGTGAGCAAAATGTAGTTGGTAAATTTGTGGAATACTTTGGACCAGGATTAAAAGATATGCCACTTGCAGATCGTGCAACCATTTCTAACATGGCTCCAGAATACGGTGCAACTTGTGGTTTCTTCCCAATTGACCAGGAGTCATTAGATTACTTGAAGCTTACTGGTCGTGACGATGAGCTAATCGCACTTGTTGAAAAGTATTGTAAAGAAAATGATTTATGGTATGATGCAGATCAAAAAGATCCAGAGTATACACAAGTCATTGAAATTGACCTTTCTGATCTTGAGCCAAATCTATCCGGACCAAAACGTCCACAAGATTTGATTGCATTATCTGATATGAAAAAAGAATTTAATAAAGCGATTACTGCTCCAGAGGGTAATCAAGGCTTTGGCATGGACAAATCTGAGTTTGATAAAGAAGTTACTGTAAATCATCCAAATGGTAAAGAATCTGTGATGAAAACAGGTGCGCTTGCTATTGCTGCAATCACTTCTTGTACAAATACATCTAACCCTTATGTAATGTTAGGTGCGGGCTTAGTGGCGAAAAAAGCTGTAGAAAAAGGACTTCATGTGCCAGAATACGTAAAAACTTCGTTAGCTCCTGGTTCCAAGGTTGTTACTCGTTATCTTGAAGATGCCGGATTACAAAGCTATCTAGACCAACTAGGATTTAACTTAGTAGGTTACGGTTGTACGACTTGTATAGGTAATTCTGGTCCATTACGTGAAGAAATAGAGCAAGCTATTATGGATAGTGATTTAATTGCTTCTTCTGTACTTTCTGGTAACCGTAACTTTGAAGGTCGTATTCACCCACTTGTAAAAGCAAACTATTTAGCATCTCCACCATTAGTGGTTGCTTATGCTCTAGCAGGTACAGTAGATATCGACCTATCTAAAGAACCTCTTGCAAAAGACAAAGACGGTAACGATGTTTACATGAATGATATCTGGCCAACATTAACTGAAATTAAAGAAGAGGTTGAAAAAGTAGTTACGCCGGAAATATTCCGTAAAGAATATGAAGATGTATTCACTTCTAATGATAAGTGGAATGAAATTGATACGACTGATGAACCATTATTCGAATGGGATGATGATTCTACGTATATTCAAAATCCTCCGTTCTTTGAAGGGTTATCTGCAGAAGCCGGTAAAGTGGAAGCTTTAAACAATTTACGTGCGATTGGATTATTTGGGGATTCTGTAACAACTGACCATATTTCACCTGCTGGTGCGATTGCAAAAGATATGCCTGCAGGTAAGTTCTTGCAAGATAAAGGTGTATCTCCAAGAAACTTTAACTCTTATGGTTCTCGACGTGGTAACCATGAGATTATGATGAGAGGTACATTTGCAAATATCCGAATCCGTAACCTTTTAGCTCCTGGGACAGAAGGTGGTTATACTACTTACTGGCCAACTGGAGAGATTATGCCAATCTATGATGCTGCTATGAAGTATCAAGCAGATGGTACAGGTCTAGTAGTTATTGGTGGTAAAGACTACGGTATGGGGTCATCACGTGACTGGGCTGCAAAAGGTACAAATCTATTAGGTATCAAAACGGTTATAGCTGAGAGTTTTGAGCGTATTCACCGTTCAAATTTAGTAATGATGGGTGTATTACCATTGCAATTTGAAAAAGGGGATAGTGCGAAGAAATTAGGTCTGACTGGAAAAGAATCATTTGATGTGACAATTTATGAATCAGTTAAACCAGGAGAACTTGTAGAAGTAACTGCTACAGATGAAGAAGGTAAAGTAACGAAATTTAATGCAGTTGCACGTTTTGATAGTGATGTAGAAATTGACTACTATCGTCATGGTGGTATCTTGAGAATGGTATTACGTGATAAAGTTCAAGTATAA
- a CDS encoding cytochrome c biogenesis CcdA family protein, protein MSEINIFLAFSAGFLSFISPCVLPLYPVFLSYITGMSMNEITDDNKRMDKKAILHTLCFLIGFSSIFIMIGFTTTFISEFLMTYQSTIRQVGAILIIFFGLVIVGILNFEFLMKDRKIQFKNRPAGYIGSVLIGMAFSLGWTPCTGPILAIVLSLAATQPDIGMVMMISYILGFSIPFFVLAFFIGKLTWFKKHSQLLVKIGGWVMIFMGIALFFDWMTKLTSYLASLFGFSGF, encoded by the coding sequence ATGTCAGAAATTAATATTTTTCTTGCCTTTAGTGCGGGATTTCTATCATTTATATCGCCTTGTGTGTTACCGCTTTATCCAGTGTTTCTTTCATACATTACTGGTATGAGTATGAATGAAATTACAGATGACAATAAACGAATGGATAAAAAAGCAATATTACACACGCTTTGCTTTCTAATCGGATTTTCTAGTATTTTTATTATGATTGGGTTTACAACAACTTTTATTTCTGAATTTTTAATGACCTATCAGTCAACAATTAGACAAGTTGGAGCAATACTTATTATTTTCTTTGGACTTGTAATTGTTGGTATCTTAAATTTTGAGTTTTTAATGAAGGATCGAAAAATTCAATTTAAAAATCGTCCGGCAGGTTATATAGGTTCTGTTTTAATTGGGATGGCTTTTTCTTTAGGGTGGACACCATGTACTGGACCAATATTAGCAATAGTCTTATCACTAGCAGCTACACAACCTGATATTGGTATGGTTATGATGATAAGTTACATATTAGGTTTTTCTATTCCTTTCTTTGTACTCGCTTTTTTCATTGGAAAATTAACTTGGTTTAAAAAACATAGTCAGTTATTAGTAAAAATAGGTGGCTGGGTGATGATTTTTATGGGGATAGCATTATTCTTTGATTGGATGACGAAGCTAACCTCTTATTTAGCTTCATTATTTGGATTTTCGGGTTTCTAA